Proteins encoded together in one Prunus dulcis chromosome 3, ALMONDv2, whole genome shotgun sequence window:
- the LOC117622715 gene encoding probable splicing factor 3A subunit 1: MGKVDVDRRPIGFFLPIQAPPDDDESSVLPISASQGTEVSKDEKQFMNKEEELSKTNLPCTSVTTHTRAIGIIYPPLDIRNIVEKTAEFVAKNGPEFEQRVLAKNTGNAKFNFLISSSPFHAYYQHRLSEFRGQQPSSQFADSAAPESAPPAPAADREAGGAPKPDLSAHFKPACKVLETPEAEQYTVRLPQGITGEELDTVMLTAQFVARNGKSFLTGLTSREINNPQFHFLRPKHSMFSFFTYLADAYSKVLMPPKGLTEKLKKSVADNATMLERCVNRLEWERSQEQARHKAEDEIEQERIQAAMIDWHDFVVVETIYFADHEDEDLPPPTAPEEVIRRSKVTNMEEDIVETGKEVEMELDEEDWRTDRLEEKETKVAEDPEPPIRIVNNWKRPEDRILSRRDPTKYVISPITGELIPINEMSEHMRISLIDPKYKEQKELMFAKLRVTTLAQDDEISRNILGLARTRPDIFGTTEEEVSNAVKAEIAKKNDEQPKQVIWDGHTGSIGVTANQAISQNDVFNEDAKSLPGPKPAVPSVRPLPAPHGLALNLPRVHPNTVQYSAPTSSGLPVPPPRPPVVQYQSVASPGPPMPMSSGQQPLSMNRQMPPSISMSAPSIPVPPPPGSQFALMQAYIPLPVHPPVMQMMPPPPPPPPPQRAPSPLPEEPAPKRQKLDDSMLIPEDQFLAQQPVQGPVRITVSVPNVDEGNRKGQLLEITLQSLSETVGSLKEKISGEIQLPANKQKLSGKPGFLKDNMSLAYYNVGAGETLTLSLRERGGRKR; this comes from the coding sequence ATGGGTAAGGTTGATGTTGATCGACGACCAATAGGATTCTTTTTGCCCATACAGGCTCCTCCTGATGACGATGAAAGTAGCGTTTTACCTATCTCAGCATCCCAAGGGACTGAAGTTAGTAAGGATGAGAAGCAATTCATGAATAAGGAGGAGGAGTTGAGCAAAACCAACTTGCCTTGTACTTCAGTTACGACGCATACTAGGGCTATTGGGATCATATATCCTCCCCTAGACATCAGAAACATTGTTGAAAAAACTGCTGAATTCGTGGCGAAAAATGGACCTGAATTTGAGCAGAGGGTCTTAGCTAAGAATACTGGAAATGCAAAGTTCAACTTTTTGATTTCCTCAAGTCCCTTCCATGCATATTATCAGCATCGGTTGTCTGAATTCCGTGGACAGCAACCTTCTTCTCAGTTTGCAGATTCTGCTGCACCCGAGTCGGCCCCACCAGCTCCGGCTGCAGACCGTGAAGCAGGAGGAGCACCAAAGCCTGACCTCTCTGCCCACTTTAAACCAGCGTGCAAAGTGCTCGAAACACCAGAGGCCGAGCAGTATACTGTTCGGCTTCCTCAAGGAATAACTGGAGAAGAGTTGGATACTGTTATGCTCACAGCCCAGTTTGTGGCTCGAAATGGGAAATCTTTTTTGACAGGATTGACAAGCAGAGAAATCAATAACCCCCAGTTCCATTTTCTGAGGCCTAAGCATAGTATGTTCTCATTTTTCACTTATCTTGCTGATGCGTATTCGAAGGTGTTGATGCCGCCTAAGGGTTTGACAGAGAAGCTTAAGAAAAGTGTTGCAGACAATGCAACCATGCTTGAAAGGTGCGTGAATCGACTGGAGTGGGAACGTTCACAAGAGCAGGCAAGGCACAAGGCTGAAGATGAAATTGAGCAGGAAAGGATACAAGCGGCTATGATTGATTGGCACGATTTTGTTGTGGTTGAAACGATTTACTTTGCTGATCATGAGGATGAGGATTTACCTCCTCCAACAGCCCCTGAGGAAGTTATAAGGAGAAGCAAGGTCACAAATATGGAAGAAGATATTGTCGAGACTGGTAAGGAGGTGGAAATGGAATTGGATGAAGAAGACTGGAGGACAGACAGACTTGAAGAGAAGGAGACTAAGgtggcagaggatccagaacCACCAATAAGAATTGTGAACAACTGGAAGAGACCTGAGGACAGGATCCTTTCCCGAAGAGACCCAACAAAGTATGTCATTTCCCCAATCACTGGGGAGCTTATCCCTATCAATGAGATGTCTGAACACATGAGGATTTCTCTTATTGATCCAAAATACAAGGAGCAGAAAGAACTAATGTTCGCTAAGCTTCGGGTGACTACTCTTGCTCAGGATGATGAAATCTCAAGGAATATTCTGGGCCTTGCACGAACCCGCCCTGACATTTTCGGTACCACAGAGGAAGAAGTTTCTAACGCTGTCAAGGCTGAGATTGCAAAAAAGAATGATGAGCAACCAAAACAGGTCATATGGGACGGTCACACTGGAAGCATTGGCGTCACAGCAAATCAAGCCATTTCACAGAATGATGTATTTAACGAAGATGCAAAGAGTCTTCCTGGTCCAAAACCTGCTGTGCCTTCAGTTCGTCCTCTTCCCGCACCACATGGTCTCGCATTGAATCTACCTCGTGTTCATCCAAACACAGTCCAGTATTCTGCTCCAACTAGCAGTGGCCTCCCTGTACCTCCACCAAGGCCCCCAGTTGTCCAATATCAATCAGTTGCATCACCTGGACCTCCAATGCCCATGAGTTCTGGACAGCAGCCCCTTTCAATGAACCGACAGATGCCTCCATCAATTTCTATGAGTGCACCTAGTATTCCTGTACCACCTCCACCTGGTTCTCAGTTTGCACTCATGCAAGCTTATATCCCCCTTCCTGTTCATCCACCTGTAATGCAAATGatgccaccaccaccacctccacctccacctcagAGAGCCCCTTCTCCGCTTCCAGAAGAACCTGCACCCAAGCGCCAGAAGCTCGATGATTCCATGCTTATTCCAGAAGATCAGTTTCTAGCACAGCAGCCAGTGCAGGGACCTGTTCGCATCACAGTATCCGTCCCCAATGTTGATGAAGGTAATCGGAAGGGACAGCTGTTGGAGATTACATTGCAGTCTTTATCCGAAACTGTTGGGAgtctcaaagaaaaaatttctggGGAGATCCAGCTTCCTGCAAACAAGCAGAAACTGAGTGGAAAACCTGGTTTTCTCAAGGACAATATGTCGCTTGCATATTACAATGTTGGAGCAGGAGAAACACTAACTCTTTCATTAAGAGAGCGCGGTGGAAGAAAGAGATGA
- the LOC117620835 gene encoding late embryogenesis abundant protein 2-like: protein MASQKQSYRAGEAKGQAEEKGGQMMGSVGDTAQDTTQATRDKTYETGRATKDKTQGATYQVKDKAAEKAEAAKQRAEEAARKARETAEHGKEKTSGVLQQTGEQMKNMTQGAADAVKSTFGLAKNDEEKDETGLSDKKAGTG from the exons ATGGCATCCCAGAAGCAGAGCTACAGAGCTGGTGAAGCCAAGGGCCAAGCTGAG GAAAAGGGTGGCCAGATGATGGGCTCAGTAGGGGACACAGCCCAAGACACAACGCAAGCAACAAGGGACAAGACATACGAGACAGGCCGAGCAACCAAGGACAAAACCCAGGGAGCTACCTACCAAGTCAAAGACAAGGCCGCAGAGAAGGCAGAGGCTGCAAAACAGAGGGCAGAAGAAGCAGCCCGGAAGGCCAGAGAGACAGCCGAGCATGGCAAAGAGAAAACCAGTGGGGTACTGCAGCAGACTGGAGAACAGATGAAGAACATGACTCAGGGGGCTGCTGATGCTGTGAAAAGCACTTTTGGGCTGGCCAAGAATGATGAGGAGAAAGATGAAACTGGGCTTTCTGATAAGAAGGCTGGCACTGGTTAA
- the LOC117620833 gene encoding late embryogenesis abundant protein Dc3-like, with protein MASHQNQDLSHKAGELTGQAQVKKDEFLNQASNMSQSVQNKASNASQSVQNKASSASQSTQNKASSASQSTQNKASNASQSAQNKASDASHTAQDIKDQATNLLQQTSEQVKNMAQGAAEAVKSTLGMNNPNDPNSNPSNANMNPSINPSNPRI; from the exons ATGGCAAGCCACCAAAATCAGGATTTGAGTCACAAGGCAGGCGAGTTGACTGGTCAAGCTCAG GTAAAGAAAGACGAGTTTCTAAACCAGGCATCAAATATGTCTCAATCTGTCCAGAATAAGGCATCAAATGCATCTCAGTCTGTCCAGAATAAGGCATCAAGTGCATCTCAGTCTACCCAGAATAAGGCATCAAGTGCATCTCAGTCTACCCAGAATAAGGCATCAAATGCATCTCAGTCTGCCCAGAATAAGGCTTCAGATGCATCTCACACTGCCCAAGACATCAAGGACCAAGCCACCAATCTCCTTCAACAG ACAAGTGAGCAAGTGAAAAACATGGCTCAAGGAGCAGCTGAAGCAGTTAAGAGCACTTTAGGAATGAACAACCCAAACGACCCAAACAGTAACCCAAGCAACGCAAACATGAACCCAAGCATTAACCCAAGCAACCCAAGGATTTGA
- the LOC117620832 gene encoding uncharacterized protein LOC117620832 produces the protein MSLTGVKMSEDVWLTCLTHALSTETEEIMGLLLGDIENSVNGGVTALIWGASPQTRSDRRKDRVETNPEQLAAASAQAERMTTSTGRTTRVIGWYHSHPHITVLPSHVDVRTQAMYQLLDSGFIGLIFSCFSEDINKVGRIQVIAFQSSDGKQHHMSRPISLSPVNKSPVIEVESSLSTSENEPARSFRAECPEQDTADSRTSGTIKGGGRSSDLGLLFANADANHLEKERIGGNHHNNTSDVIIADIDHMDMSESMQEAMHRSNLDMSGAEYVRKEVPLHVLPTSSLIKLDSPLLSFTELQRVLYEEERAAYNQAISQNMRDGKVHPLTYIHHTSMYQASMSKLIEYCLSPAINALQCRLRENEIRLAMLTEEVKNLETETHRASEQSSGSPRQVSSPRQISSPRQVSSPVPRGSTPLGHRDLCSPSESISARSLAGSGSRSRKGS, from the exons ATGTCTTTAACGGGTGTGAAAATGTCCGAGGACGTTTGGTTGACATGTCTCACTCATGCATTGTCCACCGAGACCGAGGAGATCATGGGCCTCCTTCTTGGTGATATTGAG AACTCTGTAAATGGGGGTGTGACTGCACTAATTTGGGGAGCATCACCTCAAACGCGATCTGATCGGAGGAAGGACCGTGTGGAGACTAATCCTGAGCAGTTGGCTGCTGCATCAGCCCAGGCCGAA AGAATGACAACGTCAACAGGAAGAACAACTAGGGTGATTGGGTGGTACCATTCGCATCCTCATATTACGGTTCTTCCTTCCCATGTTG ATGTGCGGACTCAGGCAATGTATCAACTTCTAGATTCTGGGTTCATTGGGCTTATATTTTCCTGTTTTAGTGAAGATATAAACAAG GTCGGACGAATCCAAGTAATTGCTTTTCAGTCCTCAGATGGGAAGCAGCATCACATGTCAAGACCTATATCTTTATCTCCTGTAAATAAAAGTCCAGTTATAGAAGTTGAATCGTCTTTAAGTACCTCAGAAAATGAACCTGCAAGATCCTTTAGAGCAGAGTGTCCTGAACAAGACACAGCTGATTCAAGAACTTCTGGAACTATAAAG GGTGGGGGACGATCTTCAGACCTGGGGCTTTTGTTTGCTAATGCTGATGCAAATCatctagaaaaagaaagaattggaggaaaccaccACAATAACACTTCAGACGTCATCATTGCCGATATAGATCACATGGATATGTCAGAGAGTATGCAAGAAGCAATGCACCGTTCGAATTTGGATATGAG tggTGCCGAGTATGTCAGGAAAGAAGTTCCTCTCCATGTTTTACCGACCTCGTCTCTTATTAAACTCGATTCACCATTATTATCATTTACGGAATTGCAACGAGTACTGTATGAAGAGGAGCGAGCGGCATATAACCAAGCTATCTCACAAAATATGAG GGACGGGAAAGTGCATCCACTTACTTACATACATCACACGTCAATGTACCAGGCTTCCATGAGCAAATTAATTGAATATTG TTTAAGTCCTGCCATAAATGCACTGCAGTGTCGGTTAAGAGAGAATGAAATTCGG TTAGCAATGCTTACTGAAGAAGTGAAGAATTTGGAGACCGAGACACATAGAGCAAGCGAGCAAAGTTCAGGCTCTCCTCGTCAAGTTTCATCGCCTCGTCAAATTTCGTCGCCTCGTCAAGTTTCGTCACCTGTACCCCGAGGAAGTACTCCGTTGGGTCACAGGGACTTGTGTAGTCCAAGTGAATCAATCAGTGCGAGAAGTCTAGCTGGTTCTGGTAGTCGAAGCCGAAAAGGATCATAA
- the LOC117622237 gene encoding uncharacterized RNA-binding protein C17H9.04c has translation MSRPGDWNCRSCQHLNFQRRDSCQRCGDSKSGVDFGGFGGRGGGGSSFGFMSTGSDVRPGDWYCAAANCGAHNFASRSSCFKCGAFKDDSAAGGGGGGFDSDMPRSRGFGLGLGGGAGGGARPGWKSGDWICTRLGCNEHNFASRMECFRCNAPRDSY, from the exons ATGAGCAGGCCAGGAGATTGGAACTGCAGGTCATGCCAGCATCTCAACTTCCAGAGGCGTGACTCATGCCAACGCTGCGGAGATTCCAAGTCCGGCGTTGACTTTGGGGGGTTTGgtggaagaggaggaggaggatctTCGTTCGGCTTCATGAGTACCGGCTCAGATGTTAGGCCTGGCGACTGGTACTGCGCTGCTGCCAACTGTGGGGCGCACAATTTTGCCAGCCGCTCCagctgcttcaaatgtggtgCTTTCAAGGATGACTCTGCCGCTGGTGGAGGCGGAGGCGGCTTTGACTCTGACATGCCACGCTCTCGGGGTTTTGGGTTAGGACTTGGTGGCGGTGCTGGCGGCGGTGCCCGACCTGGATGGAAATCTGGAGATTGGATTTGTACCAG GTTGGGGTGCAACGAACACAACTTTGCTAGCAGAATGGAATGTTTTAGATGCAATGCCCCAAGAGACTCATACTAG